One segment of Brassica napus cultivar Da-Ae chromosome C3, Da-Ae, whole genome shotgun sequence DNA contains the following:
- the LOC106390067 gene encoding uncharacterized protein LOC106390067 isoform X2, with protein sequence MNRGAGIYAAPVHQFGGYVAGLPSNYLIPLTYNVPTTTRPSNETEAGGENQAQARQGQQQQPGHQRQVVVRRFEITFQLDIFLILKLAAVIFLFNQDGSRQRLALLVIFATIIYLYQTGALAPFIRWLSQGMHRAAVPPRAHRPDNDPAAAMPLNQDAAPEGQENEAGDGNRANANENVGAGAGQQGNQWWGIVKEIQMIIFGFITSLLPGFHNID encoded by the exons ATGAACCGTGGAGCTGGCATTTATGCGGCTCCTGTTCATCAGTTTGGAGGATATGTCGCTGGTCTTCCCTCGAACTATCTCATCCCTCTCACTTACAATGTTCCCAC GACGACTAGACCAAGCAATGAGACTGAGGCTGGGGGAGAGAACCAAGCGCAAGCGAGGCAGGGTCAGCAGCAACAACCTGGACATCAAAGGCAAGTGGTGGTACGGAGATTTGAGATCACGTTTCAGCTGGACATATTCCTCATACTCAAGCTTGCTGCTGTCATCTTTTTGTTCAACCAAGATGGATCTAGACAACGGCTCGCTCTTCTTGTGATTTTCGCTACCATTATCTACTT ATACCAAACTGGAGCTCTTGCACCTTTTATCCGATGGCTCTCACAAGGTATGCACAGAGCAGCGGTACCACCTCGAGCTCATCGACCTGATAATGATCCAGCAGCTGCAATGCCACTAAACCAAGATGCTGCTCCTG aGGGACAAGAGAACGAAGCTGGTGATGGGAACCGAGCAAACGCAAATGAAAATGTTGGTGCAGGTGCAGGACAACAAGGGAATCAGTGGTGGGGAATAGTGAAAGAGATTCAAATGATAATTTTCGGCTTCATAACTTCACTACTCCCTGGCTTCCACAACATAGattag
- the LOC106390067 gene encoding uncharacterized protein LOC106390067 isoform X1, whose translation MIRFDQDPNHGDSPKYPFIYPGLVPGSNPGQCDEQMNRGAGIYAAPVHQFGGYVAGLPSNYLIPLTYNVPTTTRPSNETEAGGENQAQARQGQQQQPGHQRQVVVRRFEITFQLDIFLILKLAAVIFLFNQDGSRQRLALLVIFATIIYLYQTGALAPFIRWLSQGMHRAAVPPRAHRPDNDPAAAMPLNQDAAPEGQENEAGDGNRANANENVGAGAGQQGNQWWGIVKEIQMIIFGFITSLLPGFHNID comes from the exons ATGATTCGATTTGATCAGGATCCAAATCATGGCGATTCTCCAAAGTATCCATTTATTTATCCGGGTCTTGTTCCCGGGTCGAACCCTGGACAGTGCGATGAACAAATGAACCGTGGAGCTGGCATTTATGCGGCTCCTGTTCATCAGTTTGGAGGATATGTCGCTGGTCTTCCCTCGAACTATCTCATCCCTCTCACTTACAATGTTCCCAC GACGACTAGACCAAGCAATGAGACTGAGGCTGGGGGAGAGAACCAAGCGCAAGCGAGGCAGGGTCAGCAGCAACAACCTGGACATCAAAGGCAAGTGGTGGTACGGAGATTTGAGATCACGTTTCAGCTGGACATATTCCTCATACTCAAGCTTGCTGCTGTCATCTTTTTGTTCAACCAAGATGGATCTAGACAACGGCTCGCTCTTCTTGTGATTTTCGCTACCATTATCTACTT ATACCAAACTGGAGCTCTTGCACCTTTTATCCGATGGCTCTCACAAGGTATGCACAGAGCAGCGGTACCACCTCGAGCTCATCGACCTGATAATGATCCAGCAGCTGCAATGCCACTAAACCAAGATGCTGCTCCTG aGGGACAAGAGAACGAAGCTGGTGATGGGAACCGAGCAAACGCAAATGAAAATGTTGGTGCAGGTGCAGGACAACAAGGGAATCAGTGGTGGGGAATAGTGAAAGAGATTCAAATGATAATTTTCGGCTTCATAACTTCACTACTCCCTGGCTTCCACAACATAGattag
- the LOC106390069 gene encoding pathogenesis-related homeodomain protein isoform X2, producing MEEKVMAPDGSIHHDHIFCAECNSREASVDNDIILCDGTCNRAFHQKCLDPPLETESIPPGDQGWFCKICDCKIEIIDTMNAQIGTQYPVDSNWQDIFNEEANLPVGSEATLNKEADWPSDDSEDGDYDPEMKERSNSRSDSGGGGGDNDGGSSSTSVSLASDGVALSTGSWEGHEFGNAVESGEASHEETVHGPRQRKTVDYTKLYHEMFGKDAVLQEQGSEDEDWGPSDRRKRRKESDAASTVVTMCENSKKDEDVVEEVQEQSERDPVSVGGKGGRRPIFRIPRAAVEKLRQVFAENELPSKSVRDSLSKELSLDPGKVSKWFKNTRYMALRNRKAESVKQPEDSKVLLSGDSGPEAVMEKNTEADESHDNMEEIVMEKTTETNEIQETDDETVMETNTDTNQIQETMEETVMEKNTESNVIQETMDEAVMEKNTEANETQDTMDEAVMEERTEANEIQRETMEETIMEKTTEAHEVQDSMDDETNTETNEIQETVDEAVLETNTETNEVQDTMDKSVPLLFNDPTNQTTVSPCHDDNNEEIQHANDYFPTPIEEENQQYLEQKDSSLTLPPHEEVSSEMSLETSLEDNERKEVEEFEAVMEMLCRAENKLLDVTQRLERFRTPKGRKKLGKSSSCLHEEDSVVYVPTPEIKDGR from the exons ATGGAGGAGAAAGTGATGGCTCCAGATGGTTCTATTCATCATGACCAT ATATTTTGTGCGGAATGCAATTCTAGAGAAGCTTCTGTGGACAATGATATAATACTTTGCGATGGAACGTGTAACCGCGCTTTTCACCAGAAGTGCCTTGACCCTCCTTTGGAAACAGAAAGCA TACCTCCTGGAGATCAAGGCTGGTTTTGCAAAATTTGTGATTGCAAAATAGAAATCATCGACACCATGAATGCACAAATAGGGACTCAGTACCCTGTGGACAGCAACTGGCAG GATATCTTCAACGAAGAAGCTAATCTTCCTGTTGGATCTGAAGCTACACTCAACAAAGAAGCGGATTGGCCTTCGGATGACTCTGAGGATGGCGACTATGACCCTGAAATGAAGGAAAGAAGCAACAGCAGAAGCGatagtggtggtggtgggggtGATAATGATGGAGGAAGCAGTTCGACTAGTGTGAGTTTAGCTTCTGATGGTGTAGCTCTCTCAACAGGATCATGGGAAGGTCATGAATTTGGGAATGCGGTGGAATCAGGGGAGGCAAGTCATGAAGAAACTGTACATGGGCCAAGACAGCGGAAGACTGTTGACTATACAAAACTATACCAT GAAATGTTTGGGAAGGATGCTGTGTTGCAAGAGCAAGGTAGTGAAGACGAAGACTGGGGTCCAAGTGAcagaaggaagagaagaaaggaATCTGATGCAGCGAGCACAGTTGTAACTATGTGTGAAAATAGTAAGAAAGATGAAGATGTTGTTGAAGAAGTGCAGGAACAGAGTGAGAGAGATCCTGTTTCTGTTGGAGGTAAAGGAGGGAGACGGCCAATTTTCAGAATCCCAAGAGCTGCAGTTGAG AAGCTACGTCAAGTGTTTGCAGAGAATGAGCTTCCTTCAAAATCTGTGAGGGATAGTCTTTCAAAAGAGTTGAGTCTTGATCCAGGGAAG gTGAGCAAATGGTTCAAAAACACACGGTACATGGCATTGAGGAATAGGAAG GCGGAGAGTGTGAAACAACCTGAGGACTCGAAGGTGTTGTTGTCTGGAGATTCTGGACCAGAAGCAGTCATGGAGAAAAACACAGAAGCAGATGAGAGTCATGATAACATGGAGGAGATTGTCATGGAGAAAACCACAGAAACAAATGAAATTCAAGAAACGGATGACGAGACTGTCATGGAGACTAACACAGACACAAATCAAATTCAAGAAACTATGGAGGAGACTGTCATGGAGAAGAACACAGAATCGAATGTAATTCAAGAGACCATGGACGAGGCTGTCATGGAGAAAAACACAGAAGCAAATGAAACTCAAGATACCATGGACGAGGCTGTCATGGAGGAAAGAACAGAAGCAAATGAAATTCAACGAGAAACCATGGAGGAGACTATCATGGAGAAAACCACAGAAGCACATGAAGTTCAAGATTCCATGGACGATGAGACTAATACAGAAACAAATGAAATTCAAGAGACCGTGGACGAGGCTGTCTTGGAGACTAACACAGAAACAAATGAAGTTCAAGATACCATGGACAAGTCTGTTCCGCTCTTGTTTAATGACCCTACGAATCAGACAACAGTTTCTCCCTGTCATGATGATAACAACGAGGAAATTCAACACGCCAATGACTACTTTCCTACACccatagaagaagaaaatcaacAGTATCTGGAGCAGAAAGACTCTTCTCTGACTCTACCG CCACACGAAGAGGTAAGCAGCGAAATGAGCTTGGAGACATCTCTTGAAGATAATGAGAGGAAGGAAGTGGAAGAATTCGAAGCAGTAATGGAGATGCTTTGTAGGGCAGAAAACAAGTTACTGGATGTGACACAGAGGCTTGAGAGATTTAGAACACCGAAAGGCCGTAAAAAGTTAGGCAAGTCTTCTTCCTGTTTACATGAAGAAGACTCAGTAGTGTATGTTCCAACACCAGAGATCAAGGACGGAAGATAA
- the LOC106390069 gene encoding pathogenesis-related homeodomain protein isoform X1: protein MEGKSKKVTEKACVSVERVESTLLSSLVKKKGKETTSKRKYNKRKTEEEICSRGLEEEEDEGKKRRRRKSKIQQKSNKVEEVDEALRLQRRTRYLLIKMKMQQNLIDAYAAEGWKGQSREKIRPDKELERARKHILDCKLGLRDAIRQLDLLSSVGRMEEKVMAPDGSIHHDHIFCAECNSREASVDNDIILCDGTCNRAFHQKCLDPPLETESIPPGDQGWFCKICDCKIEIIDTMNAQIGTQYPVDSNWQDIFNEEANLPVGSEATLNKEADWPSDDSEDGDYDPEMKERSNSRSDSGGGGGDNDGGSSSTSVSLASDGVALSTGSWEGHEFGNAVESGEASHEETVHGPRQRKTVDYTKLYHEMFGKDAVLQEQGSEDEDWGPSDRRKRRKESDAASTVVTMCENSKKDEDVVEEVQEQSERDPVSVGGKGGRRPIFRIPRAAVEKLRQVFAENELPSKSVRDSLSKELSLDPGKVSKWFKNTRYMALRNRKAESVKQPEDSKVLLSGDSGPEAVMEKNTEADESHDNMEEIVMEKTTETNEIQETDDETVMETNTDTNQIQETMEETVMEKNTESNVIQETMDEAVMEKNTEANETQDTMDEAVMEERTEANEIQRETMEETIMEKTTEAHEVQDSMDDETNTETNEIQETVDEAVLETNTETNEVQDTMDKSVPLLFNDPTNQTTVSPCHDDNNEEIQHANDYFPTPIEEENQQYLEQKDSSLTLPPHEEVSSEMSLETSLEDNERKEVEEFEAVMEMLCRAENKLLDVTQRLERFRTPKGRKKLGKSSSCLHEEDSVVYVPTPEIKDGR, encoded by the exons ATGGAGGGGAAATCCAAGAAAGTAACAGAAAAGGCTTGTGTTTCGGTTGAGAGAGTTGAGTCTACTTTACTCTCATCtcttgtgaagaagaaaggcaAAGAAACAACGAGTAAAAGAAAGTATAATAAGCGCAAAACCGAGGAAGAGATATGTTCTCGAGGattggaagaagaggaggatgaGGGTAAgaaaaggaggaggaggaaaagCAAGATACAGCAAAAGAGTAATAAGGTTGAGGAGGTAGATGAAGCTTTACGGCTTCAGAGGCGAACAAGGTATCTGCTTATTAAGATGAAGATGCAGCAGAATCTCATCGATGCTTACGCAGCCGAAGGTTGGAAAGGTCAGAG CCGGGAAAAGATAAGACCAGACAAGGAGCTGGAGAGAGCAAGGAAACATATCTTAGACTGCAAGCTTGGACTACGAGACGCCATTCGTCAGCTGGATCTTCTTAGCTCGGTGGGAAGGATGGAGGAGAAAGTGATGGCTCCAGATGGTTCTATTCATCATGACCAT ATATTTTGTGCGGAATGCAATTCTAGAGAAGCTTCTGTGGACAATGATATAATACTTTGCGATGGAACGTGTAACCGCGCTTTTCACCAGAAGTGCCTTGACCCTCCTTTGGAAACAGAAAGCA TACCTCCTGGAGATCAAGGCTGGTTTTGCAAAATTTGTGATTGCAAAATAGAAATCATCGACACCATGAATGCACAAATAGGGACTCAGTACCCTGTGGACAGCAACTGGCAG GATATCTTCAACGAAGAAGCTAATCTTCCTGTTGGATCTGAAGCTACACTCAACAAAGAAGCGGATTGGCCTTCGGATGACTCTGAGGATGGCGACTATGACCCTGAAATGAAGGAAAGAAGCAACAGCAGAAGCGatagtggtggtggtgggggtGATAATGATGGAGGAAGCAGTTCGACTAGTGTGAGTTTAGCTTCTGATGGTGTAGCTCTCTCAACAGGATCATGGGAAGGTCATGAATTTGGGAATGCGGTGGAATCAGGGGAGGCAAGTCATGAAGAAACTGTACATGGGCCAAGACAGCGGAAGACTGTTGACTATACAAAACTATACCAT GAAATGTTTGGGAAGGATGCTGTGTTGCAAGAGCAAGGTAGTGAAGACGAAGACTGGGGTCCAAGTGAcagaaggaagagaagaaaggaATCTGATGCAGCGAGCACAGTTGTAACTATGTGTGAAAATAGTAAGAAAGATGAAGATGTTGTTGAAGAAGTGCAGGAACAGAGTGAGAGAGATCCTGTTTCTGTTGGAGGTAAAGGAGGGAGACGGCCAATTTTCAGAATCCCAAGAGCTGCAGTTGAG AAGCTACGTCAAGTGTTTGCAGAGAATGAGCTTCCTTCAAAATCTGTGAGGGATAGTCTTTCAAAAGAGTTGAGTCTTGATCCAGGGAAG gTGAGCAAATGGTTCAAAAACACACGGTACATGGCATTGAGGAATAGGAAG GCGGAGAGTGTGAAACAACCTGAGGACTCGAAGGTGTTGTTGTCTGGAGATTCTGGACCAGAAGCAGTCATGGAGAAAAACACAGAAGCAGATGAGAGTCATGATAACATGGAGGAGATTGTCATGGAGAAAACCACAGAAACAAATGAAATTCAAGAAACGGATGACGAGACTGTCATGGAGACTAACACAGACACAAATCAAATTCAAGAAACTATGGAGGAGACTGTCATGGAGAAGAACACAGAATCGAATGTAATTCAAGAGACCATGGACGAGGCTGTCATGGAGAAAAACACAGAAGCAAATGAAACTCAAGATACCATGGACGAGGCTGTCATGGAGGAAAGAACAGAAGCAAATGAAATTCAACGAGAAACCATGGAGGAGACTATCATGGAGAAAACCACAGAAGCACATGAAGTTCAAGATTCCATGGACGATGAGACTAATACAGAAACAAATGAAATTCAAGAGACCGTGGACGAGGCTGTCTTGGAGACTAACACAGAAACAAATGAAGTTCAAGATACCATGGACAAGTCTGTTCCGCTCTTGTTTAATGACCCTACGAATCAGACAACAGTTTCTCCCTGTCATGATGATAACAACGAGGAAATTCAACACGCCAATGACTACTTTCCTACACccatagaagaagaaaatcaacAGTATCTGGAGCAGAAAGACTCTTCTCTGACTCTACCG CCACACGAAGAGGTAAGCAGCGAAATGAGCTTGGAGACATCTCTTGAAGATAATGAGAGGAAGGAAGTGGAAGAATTCGAAGCAGTAATGGAGATGCTTTGTAGGGCAGAAAACAAGTTACTGGATGTGACACAGAGGCTTGAGAGATTTAGAACACCGAAAGGCCGTAAAAAGTTAGGCAAGTCTTCTTCCTGTTTACATGAAGAAGACTCAGTAGTGTATGTTCCAACACCAGAGATCAAGGACGGAAGATAA